A window from Telopea speciosissima isolate NSW1024214 ecotype Mountain lineage chromosome 8, Tspe_v1, whole genome shotgun sequence encodes these proteins:
- the LOC122672630 gene encoding UPF0098 protein CPn_0877/CP_0992/CPj0877/CpB0906, with the protein MANEEFRLVSPAIDHDGKLPRKYTVEGQGARKNLSPPLEWYNLPEGTKSLALVVQDIDAPDPNGPIVPWTIWVVANIPPTLKGFPEGFSGKEEEVGGDYANIKEGHNDEKVPGWRGPKLPSHGHRFEFKLFALDGMLHLGNKVTKDKLLEDIEGHVLGEAVLMAIF; encoded by the exons ATGGCGAATGAGGAATTCAGATTGGTATCGCCTGCGATAGACCACGATGGCAAGCTACCACGCAAGTACACAGTAGAAGGACAAGGAGCACGGAAGAACTTATCTCCACCGTTGGAATGGTACAACCTCCCCGAAGGTACCAAGAGCTTGGCTCTGGTAGTTCAGGACATCGACGCTCCAGATCCGAACGGGCCCATCGTACCTTGGACCATCTGGGTGGTGGCGAATATACCACCAACGCTGAAGGGTTTCCCTGAAGGATTTtcagggaaggaagaagaggttgGTGGTGACTATGCCAACATCAAAGAAGGCCACAATGATGAGAAAGTCCCTGGGTGGCGCGGCCCTAAACTTCCTTCTCATGGCCACCGCTTTGAGTTCAAACTTTTTGCTTTGGATGGTATGCTGCATCTCGGTAACAAG GTGACAAAGGATAAGCTGTTGGAAGACATTGAAGGACATGTTCTGGGCGAAGCTGTGTTAATGGCCATCTTCTAA
- the LOC122670496 gene encoding zinc transporter 6, chloroplastic-like: MASCLTDATRELLCRDSRAATHLKLISILVIFVTSIIGISSPVLLARLFQGKPVYDKALLVIKCFAAGVILSTSLVHVLPDAFDALSDCKVATHHPWKDFPFAGLVTLIGALLALLVDVSATSHVHGNKQSNYTPIGTQEVELSIDSSSLGKNLKSKSKSKSRVEPQIEIGVVVQASCHIDGENSNRQTPEEIAKLKQRLVSQVLEIGIIFHSVIIGVTMGMSQNQCTIRPLVAALAFHQIFEGMGLGGCIAQAGFGVGTTSYMCFLFSVTTPMGIILGMIVFSVTGYSDDNPKALILEGLLGSLSSGILIYMALVDLIAADFFHNKMMSSETWLTKTCYIALVLGSASMSILALWA, encoded by the exons ATGGCTTCGTGTCTAACCGACGCTACACGGGAGCTATTGTGCCGAGACAGCCGTGCAGCGACTCATCTCAAGCTTATCTCAATCCTCGTAATCTTCGTGACTAGCATCATCGGCATCTCTTCGCCGGTTCTTCTCGCTCGTCTCTTCCAAGGAAAACCTGTCTACGATAAGGCACTTCTAGTGATCAAATGCTTCGCCGCCGGTGTAATCCTCTCCACCTCGCTCGTCCACGTCTTACCCGACGCTTTCGATGCCCTCTCCGATTGCAAAGTAGCAACTCATCACCCATGGAAGGACTTCCCCTTCGCAGGTCTCGTCACTTTGATCGGAGCCCTATTAGCGCTGCTCGTCGATGTTTCGGCGACTTCTCACGTCCATGGCAACAAACAGAGTAATTACACGCCGATTGGTACACAGGAAGTAGAGCTATCgattgattcttcttctttggggaAGAATttgaaatcgaaatcgaaatcgaaatcgAGGGTGGAGCCCCAAATTGAGATTGGGGTAGTGGTACAGGCAAGTTGTCATATTGATGGTGAGAATTCGAATCGACAGACGCCGGAGGAAATTGCAAAACTGAAGCAGAGATTGGTGTCGCAGGTTTTGGAGATTGGGATTATATTTCACTCTGTGATTATTGGAGTTACTATGGGGATGTCTCAGAATCAATGCACCATTAGACCTCTTGTTGCTGCACTGGCGTTCCACCAGATCTTCGAAGGGATGGGCCTCGGCGGTTGCATTGCACAG GCAGGTTTTGGTGTAGGTACAACTTCCTATATGTGCTTCCTATTTTCAGTGACAACTCCAATGGGGATAATCCTGGGAATGATAGTATTCTCTGTAACAGGTTACAGTGATGATAACCCCAAAGCCTTAATCCTAGAAGGTTTACTGGGTTCCCTTTCTTCAGGTATTTTGATATACATGGCTCTTGTTGATCTTATAGCAGCTGATTTCTTCCATAACAAGATGATGAGTTCTGAAACATGGCTGACAAAGACTTGTTACATTGCCCTAGTTCTAGGTTCTGCTTCCATGTCTATCCTAGCTCTTTGGGCTTAG